One stretch of Euphorbia lathyris chromosome 7, ddEupLath1.1, whole genome shotgun sequence DNA includes these proteins:
- the LOC136201160 gene encoding uncharacterized serine-rich protein C215.13-like has translation MDSGNSGSMQSSSGGDEEYDSRPPPPFLNPNFGHLSNHLSLLPNQDHSLFDPNNSHNFFHSFSSPNLNTSLLNLDLPGTTRPLDCTKPSGNAQGGPVSSMHLGSNGVRSSSPSDQVQVAARNPKKRTRASRRAPTTVLTTDTSNFRAMVQEFTGIPAPPFSGSPYTRRFDLFGSGMRSEPVASSSLYHPLRPSAQKVHQQSPFLFSSSSSSSSLMMSNNSSSTNSSTSNPVTTSNFNSSYQLVPSEPQNLLNMQNQMLSFQSLLPSSSSHLHTSLNAKSLLPFEEMGMGHGQINPNLNSWRDHQGSHIKLNSSSDFHHENKGLENVPPRGEGTTVDSWICPSD, from the exons ATGGATTCTGGAAACAGTGGAAGTATGCAATCTTCAAGTGGAGGAGATGAAGAATATGATTCAAGACCACCTCCACCTTTTCTAAATCCTAATTTTGGTCATTTATCAAATCATCTTTCTCTTCTCCCTAATCAAGATCACTCTTTGTTTGATCCTAATAACTCACACAACTTCTTCCACTCTTTCTCCTCTCCGAATCTTAATACTTCTCTCCTAAATCTCGACCTTCCGGGGACAACAAGACCCCTTGATTGCACTAAACCCTCAG GAAATGCTCAAGGAGGTCCGGTTTCATCTATGCATCTCGGATCCAATGGCGTTCGGAGTTCTTCTCCGTCGGATCAAGTTCAGGTAGCGGCGAGGAATCCGAAGAAGCGGACAAGAGCGTCTAGGAGAGCGCCGACGACTGTTTTAACGACGGACACGTCGAATTTTCGAGCAATGGTGCAAGAGTTCACCGGAATACCAGCTCCTCCGTTTTCGGGGTCTCCCTATACGCGGAGGTTCGATCTTTTTGGGTCCGGGATGAGGTCAGAACCGGTGGCTTCTTCTAGTCTTTATCATCCTTTACGTCCTTCAGCTCAAAAGGTTCATCAACAATCTCCATTTTTgttttcatcttcatcttcatcgtCTTCATTGATGATGAGCAATAACAGTTCTAGTACTAATAGTAGTACATCAAATCCAGTTACAACTAGTAATTTCAATTCTAGTTACCAATTAGTACCTTCTGAACCTCAAAATCTGCTAAATATGCAAAACCAAATGTTGTCATTTCAGTCCCTattaccttcttcttcttctcatctTCATACTTCATTGAACGCAAAATCTTTGTTACCATTTGAGGAAATGGGAATGGGACATGGACAGATTAATCCAAATCTGAACAGCTGGAGAGATCATCAAGGAAGTCATATTAAGTTGAATTCATCATCTGATTTTCACCATGAAAATAAGGGTTTAGAAAATGTTCCTCCAAGAGGTGAAGGTACTACTGTTGATTCCTGGATTTGCCCTTCTGATTAA
- the LOC136200466 gene encoding auxin-responsive protein SAUR66-like produces the protein MTVGLGKCSKIRHIVRLRQMLRRWRNKARMSATRIPSDVPAGHIAVCVGSNCRRFVVRASHLNHPFFKKLLMQAEEEYGFGNQGPLAIPCDESVFEEVIRYISRSDSGKSTRSLNLEDFQRYCNVGVRSKMDFWIEINSFLSSCSLFDHDCCILLLHRHCRLAHLLKFAADFAEIDGDDEHVNEDLWCEKEAEVAGHVLLLDPYLLQSKSILT, from the coding sequence ATGACTGTTGGACTAGGAAAATGCAGCAAAATCCGCCACATCGTGAGGCTTCGCCAAATGCTACGGCGGTGGAGAAACAAAGCTCGGATGTCAGCCACTCGCATTCCATCGGATGTTCCCGCCGGACATATCGCTGTTTGCGTCGGCTCTAATTGCCGGAGATTTGTGGTGCGAGCTTCTCACTTGAATCATCCATTCTTCAAGAAACTCCTAATGCAAGCCGAAGAAGAGTATGGATTCGGTAATCAAGGACCGCTGGCGATTCCCTGCGATGAATCGGTTTTTGAGGAAGTGATTCGGTACATTTCGAGATCTGATTCAGGTAAATCGACTCGGTCCTTGAATCTAGAAGATTTTCAAAGGTATTGCAATGTCGGAGTTAGGAGTAAAATGGATTTCTGGATCGAGATTAATTCATTTCTTTCATCGTGCTCTCTCTTTGACCACGACTGTTGTATACTCCTCCTCCACCGCCATTGCCGCTTAGCTCATCTTCTGAAGTTTGCCGCTGATTTTGCTGAAATTGATGGTGATGATGAGCATGTAAATGAAGATCTCTGGTGTGAAAAGGAGGCGGAAGTGGCCGGCCATGTGCTGCTACTGGATCCATATTTGCTtcaatcaaaatcaattttaacctgA